The following coding sequences lie in one Dunckerocampus dactyliophorus isolate RoL2022-P2 chromosome 4, RoL_Ddac_1.1, whole genome shotgun sequence genomic window:
- the LOC129180444 gene encoding gastrula zinc finger protein XlCGF57.1-like isoform X2, with the protein MIGHQEECHPQMHGGSSTLKQEEPQPPHIKEEEEELCITQEGDLTKFPLTGVSVKNEDKPPKSLHWPCPSDVQQMIGHQEECHPQLHGGSSTLKQEAPQPPHIKEEEEELRTLQEGEYLLRLEEADLTKLPLTGVSVKTEEHEDKPPESSQLHHSPSEQNRRAASPNSSSPQHMTTEADGDHCGGSQADNLLAPLSDSDNTTLDSPEAEDMDDTQEPLSSDTDWEDDTRSNTDKKHSECSKKKTGKKRFTCSVCDKRFTFKCYLNQHMRTHTGEKPFSCSVCVKSFTDKSDLTRHMRTHTGEKPFGCYVCGQRFTQKSYMLSHMRMHTGEKPFSCSVCGKNYSHKNSLAYHMLKHSENPFGCSICGQRFHLKSQMVSHMMKHTGEHPFGCSVCGKNFCSKQYLDFHMMKHTGEIPYGCSVCGQGFPQKSRLVAHMRKHTGEKPFSCSVCGQNFPYKSSLTYHMRKHTGETPFGCSVCGQKFPLNSRLVSHMRKHTGETPFACSVCGKNFCTKQYLTVHMLKHREKSVSCSVCDKKFNSTASMVDHMRTHTGEPFRCSVCGESFSQRHRLSYHMQKHKGKPFSCSVCGKGFSGRQASIYHTKACQERLEAASDSQPKHYWNQKGFEWSF; encoded by the coding sequence ATGATTGGTCATCAAGAAGAGTGTCACCCGCAAATGCACGGGgggagctccactttgaagcaggaggagccacagcccccccacattaaagaggaagaggaggaactctgtATCACTCAAGAGGGTGATCTTACCAAGTTTCCACTAACAGGTGTCTCTGTGaaaaatgaagacaaaccacctaaGTCCTTACATTGGCCGTGTCCTTCAGACGTCCAGCAGATGATTGGTCATCAAGAAGAGTGTCACCCACAGCTTCACGGGgggagctccactttgaagcaggaggcGCCACAGCCGcctcacattaaagaggaagaggaggaactcagGACCCTGCAGGAGGGAGAGTATCTTCTAAGGCTGGAGGAAgctgatctcaccaagttgccactgactggtgtctccgTGAAAACTGAAGAACATGAAGACAAACCgcctgagtcctcacagcttcatcatagtccaaGTGAGCAGAACAGACGAGCGGCGTCTCCAAACAGCAgctcaccacaacacatgacaacagaagctgatggagaccactgtggaggatcacaagcagacaacctcttagctccactgtcagatagtgacAACACAACATTAGACTCTCCTGAGGCTGAAGACATGGACGACACACAAGAACCTTTGAGTAGTGATACAGATTGGGAAGATGATACTAGGAGTAACACTGACAAAAAACATTCTGAATGCTCTAAAAAGAAAACGGGTAAAAAACGTTttacctgctcagtttgtgataaaagatttACTTTTAAGTGCTATTTGAACCAACACATGcggacacacacaggagaaaaacctttttcttGCTCAGTTTGTGTGAAAAGCTTTACTGATAAGTCTGATTTGACTCGGCACATGcggacacacacaggagaaaaaccttttggttgttatgtttgtggtcaaagattcACTCAAAAGTCATATATGCTATCACACATGAGgatgcacacaggagaaaaacccttcagttgctcagtttgtggtaaaaactATTCTCACAAAAATAGTTTAGCTTATCACATGCTGAAACACTCAGAAAATCCTTTTGGTTGTTCTATTTGTGGTCAAAGGTTCCATCTCAAGTCACAAATGGTATCACATATGATGAAGCACACAGGAGAACACCCCTttggttgctcagtttgtggtaagaACTTCTGTTCCAAACAGTATTTAGATTTCCACATGAtgaaacacacaggagaaaTACCTTATGGTTGTTCCGTGTGTGGTCAAGGATTCCCCCAAAAGTCACGACTGGTAGCACACATGAgaaagcacacaggagaaaaaccctttagttgctcagtctGTGGTCAGAACTTTCCTTACAAATCTAGTTTGACTTACCACATGCggaaacacacaggagaaaCACCATTTGGTTGTTCCGTTTGTGGTCAAAAGTTCCCTTTAAATTCACGActggtatcacacatgagaaagcacacaggagaaaCCCCCTTtgcttgctcagtttgtggtaaaaactTTTGTACCAAACAGTATTTAACTGTTCACATGCTGAAACACAGAGAAAAATCtgttagttgctcagtttgtgataaGAAATTCAATTCCACTGCAAGTATGGTAGatcacatgagaacacacacaggagagccTTTtcgttgctcagtttgtggtgaaAGCTTTTCTCAGCGACACCGTTTGTCTTATCACATGCAGAAACACAAAGGcaaaccctttagttgctcagtttgtggtaaaggtTTCTCTGGGAGGCAAGCAAGTATCTACCACACTAAAGCTTGTCAAGAACGGTTGGAGGCAGCCTCAGATA
- the LOC129180444 gene encoding zinc finger protein ZFP2-like isoform X1, with amino-acid sequence MNHCYAYAKMATSSQREGGRESALPTPSKSSMEKKPQTADNDIQQLINHQEERPPQSHGWSPTLKQENPQPPHIKEEEEELCITQEGDLTKFPLTGVFVKNEDKPPESLHWPCPSDVQQMIGHQEECHPQMHGGSSTLKQEEPQPPHIKEEEEELCITQEGDLTKFPLTGVSVKNEDKPPKSLHWPCPSDVQQMIGHQEECHPQLHGGSSTLKQEAPQPPHIKEEEEELRTLQEGEYLLRLEEADLTKLPLTGVSVKTEEHEDKPPESSQLHHSPSEQNRRAASPNSSSPQHMTTEADGDHCGGSQADNLLAPLSDSDNTTLDSPEAEDMDDTQEPLSSDTDWEDDTRSNTDKKHSECSKKKTGKKRFTCSVCDKRFTFKCYLNQHMRTHTGEKPFSCSVCVKSFTDKSDLTRHMRTHTGEKPFGCYVCGQRFTQKSYMLSHMRMHTGEKPFSCSVCGKNYSHKNSLAYHMLKHSENPFGCSICGQRFHLKSQMVSHMMKHTGEHPFGCSVCGKNFCSKQYLDFHMMKHTGEIPYGCSVCGQGFPQKSRLVAHMRKHTGEKPFSCSVCGQNFPYKSSLTYHMRKHTGETPFGCSVCGQKFPLNSRLVSHMRKHTGETPFACSVCGKNFCTKQYLTVHMLKHREKSVSCSVCDKKFNSTASMVDHMRTHTGEPFRCSVCGESFSQRHRLSYHMQKHKGKPFSCSVCGKGFSGRQASIYHTKACQERLEAASDSQPKHYWNQKGFEWSF; translated from the exons ATGAACCACTGCTACGCTTATGCTAAGATGGCGACGTCCAGTCAAAGAGAAGGTGGAAGAGAATCAGCGCTACCAACTCCCAGCAAATCATCAATGGAGAAAAAGCCCCAAACTGCAGATAACG ACATTCAGCAGCTGATTAATCATCAAGAAGAACGTCCCCCTCAGTCGCACGGGTGGAGCCCCACTTTGAAGCAGGAAAatccacagcccccccacattaaagaggaagaggaggaactctgtATCACTCAAGAGGGTGATCTTACCAAGTTTCCACTAACAGGTgtctttgtgaaaaatgaagacaaaccacctgagtccttaCATTGGCCGTGTCCTTCAGACGTCCAGCAGATGATTGGTCATCAAGAAGAGTGTCACCCGCAAATGCACGGGgggagctccactttgaagcaggaggagccacagcccccccacattaaagaggaagaggaggaactctgtATCACTCAAGAGGGTGATCTTACCAAGTTTCCACTAACAGGTGTCTCTGTGaaaaatgaagacaaaccacctaaGTCCTTACATTGGCCGTGTCCTTCAGACGTCCAGCAGATGATTGGTCATCAAGAAGAGTGTCACCCACAGCTTCACGGGgggagctccactttgaagcaggaggcGCCACAGCCGcctcacattaaagaggaagaggaggaactcagGACCCTGCAGGAGGGAGAGTATCTTCTAAGGCTGGAGGAAgctgatctcaccaagttgccactgactggtgtctccgTGAAAACTGAAGAACATGAAGACAAACCgcctgagtcctcacagcttcatcatagtccaaGTGAGCAGAACAGACGAGCGGCGTCTCCAAACAGCAgctcaccacaacacatgacaacagaagctgatggagaccactgtggaggatcacaagcagacaacctcttagctccactgtcagatagtgacAACACAACATTAGACTCTCCTGAGGCTGAAGACATGGACGACACACAAGAACCTTTGAGTAGTGATACAGATTGGGAAGATGATACTAGGAGTAACACTGACAAAAAACATTCTGAATGCTCTAAAAAGAAAACGGGTAAAAAACGTTttacctgctcagtttgtgataaaagatttACTTTTAAGTGCTATTTGAACCAACACATGcggacacacacaggagaaaaacctttttcttGCTCAGTTTGTGTGAAAAGCTTTACTGATAAGTCTGATTTGACTCGGCACATGcggacacacacaggagaaaaaccttttggttgttatgtttgtggtcaaagattcACTCAAAAGTCATATATGCTATCACACATGAGgatgcacacaggagaaaaacccttcagttgctcagtttgtggtaaaaactATTCTCACAAAAATAGTTTAGCTTATCACATGCTGAAACACTCAGAAAATCCTTTTGGTTGTTCTATTTGTGGTCAAAGGTTCCATCTCAAGTCACAAATGGTATCACATATGATGAAGCACACAGGAGAACACCCCTttggttgctcagtttgtggtaagaACTTCTGTTCCAAACAGTATTTAGATTTCCACATGAtgaaacacacaggagaaaTACCTTATGGTTGTTCCGTGTGTGGTCAAGGATTCCCCCAAAAGTCACGACTGGTAGCACACATGAgaaagcacacaggagaaaaaccctttagttgctcagtctGTGGTCAGAACTTTCCTTACAAATCTAGTTTGACTTACCACATGCggaaacacacaggagaaaCACCATTTGGTTGTTCCGTTTGTGGTCAAAAGTTCCCTTTAAATTCACGActggtatcacacatgagaaagcacacaggagaaaCCCCCTTtgcttgctcagtttgtggtaaaaactTTTGTACCAAACAGTATTTAACTGTTCACATGCTGAAACACAGAGAAAAATCtgttagttgctcagtttgtgataaGAAATTCAATTCCACTGCAAGTATGGTAGatcacatgagaacacacacaggagagccTTTtcgttgctcagtttgtggtgaaAGCTTTTCTCAGCGACACCGTTTGTCTTATCACATGCAGAAACACAAAGGcaaaccctttagttgctcagtttgtggtaaaggtTTCTCTGGGAGGCAAGCAAGTATCTACCACACTAAAGCTTGTCAAGAACGGTTGGAGGCAGCCTCAGATA